One region of Salvia miltiorrhiza cultivar Shanhuang (shh) chromosome 3, IMPLAD_Smil_shh, whole genome shotgun sequence genomic DNA includes:
- the LOC131018882 gene encoding uncharacterized protein At2g29880-like has translation MEDSQPQDSKKRAVYEAWTKEQSDALLDILVESAHRGWRDNSGLFSKATVEEMILPVLNERLRCNKNYNHFQSSIKWFKSRWNAYSTLLKFNSGFGYDNNTKKFTAPDEAWDAYIEAHPKDAYLRAVSFSNFEDLGLAVGNGVAVGRSAIGVGSATDARTI, from the exons ATGGAAGACTCTCAACCACAAGATTCCAAAAAAAGGGCAGTGTATGAAGCATGGACAAAGGAACAAAGTGATGCATTGTTAGATATTCTGGTTGAGTCTGCACATAGGGGATGGCGCGATAATAGTGGTTTATTTAGCAAAGCCACAGTAGAGGAAATGATATTGCCTGTTCTGAATGAAAGACTTAGgtgcaataaaaattataatcactTCCAAAGTAGTATCAAATGGTTTAAGAGCCGTTGGAATGCTTATTCAACACTCTTGAAGTTTAACTCTGGTTTTGGCTATGACAACAACACCAAAAAATTCACGGCCCCAGATGAAGCATGGGATGCGTATATAGAG gctcaCCCAAAAGATGCATACTTACGCGCTGTGAGTTTTTCGAATTTTGAAGACTTGGGGCTTGCTGTTGGAAACGGTGTGGCTGTAGGAAGAAGCGCGATTGGAGTGGGCAGTGCTACTGATGCTAGGACAATATGA